A genomic window from Flintibacter sp. KGMB00164 includes:
- the rpiB gene encoding ribose 5-phosphate isomerase B, with product MVSIASDHGGYRLKEHIKAYLTAKGISVLDCGCDSLDSCDYPIFGKAAAQAVADGRCEKGIVICTTGIGISISANKVKGIRCALCGDPLAAEMTRRHNDANMLAMGAGMIGPNMAERIVDVFLSTEFEGGRHARRVGLMMDIEKE from the coding sequence ATGGTTTCCATTGCTTCCGATCATGGCGGCTATCGCCTGAAAGAACATATCAAAGCGTATTTGACGGCCAAGGGCATCAGTGTGCTGGACTGTGGCTGTGACAGCCTGGACAGCTGTGACTATCCCATTTTCGGAAAGGCAGCGGCCCAGGCGGTGGCTGACGGCCGCTGCGAAAAGGGTATTGTGATCTGCACCACCGGCATCGGTATTTCTATCTCTGCCAATAAAGTCAAGGGAATCCGCTGCGCCCTGTGTGGCGATCCTCTGGCTGCTGAGATGACCCGCCGGCACAACGATGCCAACATGCTGGCCATGGGTGCGGGAATGATTGGCCCCAATATGGCTGAGCGCATCGTGGATGTGTTCCTCTCCACTGAATTTGAGGGAGGCCGCCACGCCCGCCGTGTTGGCCTGATGATGGACATCGAAAAAGAGTAA